CATAAACATGAATAATTGTCTTTTCCAAGTATTGCACAATTGCTTCATCATACTTGCTATTTATAGGAGCTTGTACGTGACTTGATAACTGCAATTGTAAAGCTGGATAGCGCCATTGCACGGTATGAAGCCACTCTACGGTGTTTTTCAAATCTAGTTGATTGATGTTTGATAACGTTTTACAATGTTCAGATTGTTGTAAAATGACATTTTTTGCATCATCTACTCGTCCTAAATCCAAATTCATTTGAATTAAATGAAGCTGATTTAAATAATCGTGATTGGCGTAACGTAACGCTTCACTAACAGTTAGTTTGGCAACGACCATTTTGCACTCTCCGTTTTACAGATTCGTTATTAGTATAACAAGTTTTCACTCATTTTTCCTTCCATACCTCACACAAATAACGCACTCAATACTTAAGAAAACTTCAATTATCCATAGAAAAGTGTTTTTACGTGCATCAATTCTCTAGACAACCATTTTATCCAAAAAAAAGGACTGCAATAAATGCAGTCCTTTAATTGCAAAAATTATGCTTCTTGTGCAACTGGGTATACAGATACTTTTTTCTTGTCGCGACCCATGCGTTCGAATTTAACAACGCCGTCAGCCTTTGCGTATAAAGTATCGTCTCCACCGCGGCCTACGTTTGTACCTGGGTAAATTTTTGTACCGCGTTGACGGTAAAGAATTGAACCACCAGTAACGAATTGACCATCAGCACGTTTAGCGCCTAAACGTTTAGACTCAGAGTCACGTCCGTTTTTAGTAGAACCTACACCTTTTTTAGATGCGAAGAATTGTAGATCTAAAGTTAATAATAACATTATGTTCCACCTCCTAGATCATTTTATATTTCAATTCGATATATTCTGAATAGCTAGCAGTCATTGTATAGAACTGTGTTACCATCGTGTTCAGAATAACTTGTAATTTAGCGTCTGTTTCATCATTCAGTTCCGCTTGTGGAATCGTTACTTTTAAGTAACCACCTTGCGCGCCTTGCTCGATTTCAGGTGTAATACCTGTAATTTGTGGGATTGCATTTACTGCGCCAAAAGCAACAGCAGAAGCGCCAGCACAAACTAAATCTCGACCATAAACGTCCGACAATGCGTGACCTGAGATTTCAAAGCCGTATGATTTGCGATTTGCATCACTGTAAATTGTTACCGTAATCATAACATCACCTCAAATTAAGCGTTGATAGCTTCAACTACTAATTTAGTGTATGGTTGACGGTGACCTTGTTTACGACGGTAGTTTTTCTTCGCTTTAAGTTTGAAAACAGTAATTTTCTTTTGCTTGCCTTCTTTAACAGCTTTAGCTGTTACAGTAGCGCCAGCAACAGTTGGAGCTCCAACTTGAACTGTTTCTCCACCTACGAATAAAACTTTGTCAAAAGTAACGATTTCGTCAGCAGCCACACCTAGTTTTTCAACATAGATTTCTTGACCTACTTCAACTTTGATTTGTTTACCACCAGTTTCGATAATTGCGTACATTAAAATGCACCTCCTCTTAGACTCAGACTCGCCCGGAATTGCAGGTGACCATAAAGGTGCTTAAACCTGTTCAGCGCGGTTGCAGTAGCACGGGTGCTACAAACAATAACATTAAAATACTACCATACCAAAATTCTTAAGTCAACCTATTCATTACATGTTTTTCAAATGCTGAACGGTATTTCCGAATTCTCCAATCTCCTATTACTTTGCTCCATAAAAAGAGACTTACAATAGCTAGGATAAGAGATTGTGGTAGTAAATATAATAGTACGATAATTATGACGGTAAGTAAATAGAAAGAGGCAGATACATAATATTCAAATAATTTAGCGTGTGAATACGTATTTAACAAGGCAAAACACACAATTCTCCCACCATCTAACGGCCAAATTGGTAGTAAGTTCATCAACAAAATGAAGAGCTGCACCTCAATAAATAATTCCTGTAATAACGTTGGTAAGAAGAAACTAAACAAAATGCCGAGAAATGTTGCTACCGGACCGCCTAATGCGACTAGAATTAATTTTTGGTACGATAGCTGCATTTCGTTCCGTAATGTCATCTCGCCGCCATACGGAAGGATTCTACACGTCTCTACCTTGACCCCGACGAGCTTTGCTGCTACAAAGTGACCGAGCTCATGAACGAATAAGGAAATCAGGATGGCACTATATAAAGCGATATTGCCATAAAGTACAATTGTCAGGAGCAACAGTAAAAAAGCCGGATGAACTGAAAACTTCATTTATATTTCGCGTTCTTTAAGCCATTTTATTGTTTGCTCCATATTTAAAATTACGCCCTCTTTTTCAATTTGAAGATAAAGCTCCCCATTTTTTTTGGTCGCTAAAATCGTCCCTTTACTTACAGTTGTATACGGCAAAACAAAAAACTCATCAACAAAACCAACCGTTACCGTAACCCCGTTATCATACACAACGGACATCGATTTTCCGTTGTATCTCGTATGACCTGTAAAAACAATGAGTCCATCATACAGGGCATTTAATACAAAAGGTTCTTTATATGTCAATAAGACACCTTCATTAAACCGTTCAATTGTTTCAAATAATTGTAGCTGTTCAATGGACGTATGTGCACTTACAGCTAATTGCTCGTCTTTATCCTTTGTGAAAGCAACAACCATTTTTCTCATGTAGGCTAAATCATCTGAGCTATAAACAATTTTGTTGATCGTTCTTTTTATTGTGAGATCACCGAAATAATTTGTACTTGCTACGGAGAGAAAAAGGGCGATTGCGATGAGCCATTGCCATTTTTTCAAAGCTCACCATCCTATCTTTTTCTCTACTATATGCGCCAGTAAAAATGTGTATACAAAAAGGGTACGTTAAAAGTTTTTCCTTTTAACGTACCCTTTCATTCATTATTTAAATAATGATTTAAATTTCGCAAATACACCTTTAGGTTGCTCGTCCTCTAATGTCATTAGTGGCACAGAATCTCCTAAAATACGGCGTGCAATATTGCGGTAACCAAGTGATGCTTTGTTATTTGGGTCCATCACGATTGGCTCACCTTTATTCGATGATGTGATGACCTCTTCGCTATCGACAATAATCCCTAATAAATCAATCGATAAGTGCGTTGTTACTTCGGTAATATCCATCGCATCGCCACTGTTCATTAAGTGCTTACGAATACGGTTAATAATAAGCTTTGGCGCTTCAATCGGCTCTTGTTCAAGTAAGCCAATAATACGATCTGCATCACGTACAGCTGAAATTTCAGGTGTAGTGACAACGATTGCGCGGTCTGCCCCTGCTACGGCATTTCGGTAGCCTTGCTCGATTCCAGCTGGACAATCGATTAACACATAATCAAACTCTCGCTTCAATTCATCAACCAGTACTTTCATTTGCTCAGGCGTTACTGCATTTTTATCAGTATTTTGAGCAGCTGGTAATAAGTAGAGTCGTTCATCTACACGTTTATCTTTTACAAGTGCTTGATGTGTTTTACATCGTCCCTCTAAGACATCGACTAAATCATAAATTATGCGATTTTCCAGTCCTAAAATCACATCTAAATTACGTAGTCCAATATCAGTATCAATTAAACATACCTTCTTGCCTTGAAGTGCTAATGCAGTCCCTAGGTTGGCCGTTGTCGTAGTTTTTCCTACGCCACCCTTTCCTGAAGTTATTACGATTGCTTCTCCCACATTAGCGGCCCCTTCCTTATGTAAGGTAGCATCTTGAGCAATTGCTTCATCAATATTCTTATCGAATAATAACTCTTCTTTACTCATTTAGCTTCCTCCTTTAAATGTTGATAAATTCGGTCGAATATTTCTTACCTCTTGGATTCGATCATAGGAAATCGTACCATTTTCATTGATGTAGGCAAAGATTTGATCCATATGTTCTAAAATATAATTACTTTCATTTGTCATCACTTCGACAAGATTCGCAATTAATACATGCGTCGGTTCAAAATGCGAAGCTGAAACAATCGCTTCCTCATTGCCACTCACACCCGCATGAACGATTCCTTTAAGTTTACCCGCAATATGAATATTGCCACCTGCTTCGACACGTCCATTTGGATTGACATCGCCTAAAATAAAAATATCCCCAGTTGCACGTAATACTTGTCCTGAACGAACAATACCAACAAAGGTTTCAAATCGCCCCGTTTCAACTTGTGCTTTACTTTCTTCAATCGTTAAAACATCGCTTTGAATTTTTTTCACGCGGTACTTTTGCTGTTTTTCAACAACATCCATCAGCTGTGCCTTTTGTTCTT
The sequence above is a segment of the Solibacillus sp. FSL H8-0523 genome. Coding sequences within it:
- a CDS encoding Spo0B domain-containing protein, which encodes MVVAKLTVSEALRYANHDYLNQLHLIQMNLDLGRVDDAKNVILQQSEHCKTLSNINQLDLKNTVEWLHTVQWRYPALQLQLSSHVQAPINSKYDEAIVQYLEKTIIHVYEVLDPYTEHQLTLSIETDDKGWSITFHLSGKWQMMPISIENTIFEVKTYEQTDTTWKYVVHHYEE
- the rpmA gene encoding 50S ribosomal protein L27 translates to MLLLTLDLQFFASKKGVGSTKNGRDSESKRLGAKRADGQFVTGGSILYRQRGTKIYPGTNVGRGGDDTLYAKADGVVKFERMGRDKKKVSVYPVAQEA
- a CDS encoding ribosomal-processing cysteine protease Prp — translated: MITVTIYSDANRKSYGFEISGHALSDVYGRDLVCAGASAVAFGAVNAIPQITGITPEIEQGAQGGYLKVTIPQAELNDETDAKLQVILNTMVTQFYTMTASYSEYIELKYKMI
- the rplU gene encoding 50S ribosomal protein L21, whose translation is MYAIIETGGKQIKVEVGQEIYVEKLGVAADEIVTFDKVLFVGGETVQVGAPTVAGATVTAKAVKEGKQKKITVFKLKAKKNYRRKQGHRQPYTKLVVEAINA
- a CDS encoding M50 family metallopeptidase, translated to MKFSVHPAFLLLLLTIVLYGNIALYSAILISLFVHELGHFVAAKLVGVKVETCRILPYGGEMTLRNEMQLSYQKLILVALGGPVATFLGILFSFFLPTLLQELFIEVQLFILLMNLLPIWPLDGGRIVCFALLNTYSHAKLFEYYVSASFYLLTVIIIVLLYLLPQSLILAIVSLFLWSKVIGDWRIRKYRSAFEKHVMNRLT
- the minD gene encoding septum site-determining protein MinD, with protein sequence MGEAIVITSGKGGVGKTTTTANLGTALALQGKKVCLIDTDIGLRNLDVILGLENRIIYDLVDVLEGRCKTHQALVKDKRVDERLYLLPAAQNTDKNAVTPEQMKVLVDELKREFDYVLIDCPAGIEQGYRNAVAGADRAIVVTTPEISAVRDADRIIGLLEQEPIEAPKLIINRIRKHLMNSGDAMDITEVTTHLSIDLLGIIVDSEEVITSSNKGEPIVMDPNNKASLGYRNIARRILGDSVPLMTLEDEQPKGVFAKFKSLFK
- a CDS encoding septum site-determining protein MinC codes for the protein MKKQFVHIKGTKDGLVLRLDDQCSYAELIEELRKKVTDGHLDGKIDVQLHLGKRYCTKEQKAQLMDVVEKQQKYRVKKIQSDVLTIEESKAQVETGRFETFVGIVRSGQVLRATGDIFILGDVNPNGRVEAGGNIHIAGKLKGIVHAGVSGNEEAIVSASHFEPTHVLIANLVEVMTNESNYILEHMDQIFAYINENGTISYDRIQEVRNIRPNLSTFKGGS